Proteins found in one Litoribrevibacter albus genomic segment:
- a CDS encoding DUF924 family protein, whose amino-acid sequence MDDIAKVISYWFGELDSDGFALDQNKNKWWSGGNDIDIEISHQFGHLVEEALNRGLKEWKDSSSGRLALILLLDQFTRNIYRGTERAFAGDSRALKLCKLGLSEKTDLELPIEHRVFFYMPLEHSESLEDQELCIRLFTSLKRESPQEKHPLLDSYVGFAEQHRDIIKQFGRFPHRNESLKRVNTAEEETYLNGKAHRFGQ is encoded by the coding sequence ATGGACGATATCGCAAAAGTTATTTCTTATTGGTTTGGTGAATTAGACTCCGACGGCTTTGCTCTTGATCAGAATAAAAACAAATGGTGGTCTGGCGGCAATGACATCGACATTGAAATCAGTCATCAGTTTGGGCATTTAGTCGAAGAAGCCTTAAACCGGGGCCTCAAAGAATGGAAAGACTCAAGCTCTGGTCGACTTGCTTTAATCCTATTACTTGATCAGTTCACACGTAATATCTATCGGGGAACAGAACGTGCCTTTGCCGGCGACAGTCGTGCTCTCAAATTATGTAAACTAGGGCTTTCAGAAAAAACCGATTTGGAATTACCTATTGAGCATCGAGTGTTCTTTTATATGCCGTTAGAACATTCAGAGAGCCTGGAAGATCAGGAACTTTGTATTCGTTTGTTCACCTCCCTAAAACGTGAAAGCCCACAAGAAAAACATCCTTTGCTGGACAGCTATGTCGGTTTTGCTGAACAACACAGAGACATCATCAAGCAATTTGGACGGTTTCCCCACCGTAATGAATCACTAAAACGTGTCAATACGGCCGAAGAAGAAACGTATCTGAACGGGAAGGCCCATCGCTTTGGTCAATAG
- a CDS encoding TIGR01621 family pseudouridine synthase, translating into MTLVSNFVDFSDIEIVYDHQDFLVINKPAGLSVHKDQQAEGLLTGLARSLKLEHLYLVHRLDQMTSGLLILAKNQTSNRVLSQMFQRRDVQKYYIAISDKKPKKKQGLIKGDMEKGRGGSWKLIKSSVNPAITQFFSFSLDPSLFDEGRQVSKGLRLFLLKPHTGKTHQLRVALKSLGSAIVGDTRYATQTSNPQSISEPKALIDRGYLHAWRLCFQYEGENFDLTALPDSGELFTQSAFLAFLESLGHPKDLAWPTI; encoded by the coding sequence GTGACATTAGTCAGTAACTTCGTGGATTTTTCCGATATTGAGATTGTTTATGATCATCAGGACTTTCTGGTGATCAATAAACCTGCTGGCTTGAGTGTCCATAAGGATCAGCAAGCCGAGGGGTTACTGACAGGGCTTGCTCGATCTTTAAAGCTTGAGCACTTGTATTTGGTCCATCGACTCGATCAAATGACATCGGGGTTATTGATTCTGGCTAAGAACCAAACGTCAAATCGTGTTCTGAGCCAGATGTTTCAACGACGGGACGTTCAGAAATACTACATTGCCATTTCTGATAAGAAGCCAAAGAAGAAACAAGGTTTAATCAAAGGCGATATGGAGAAGGGGCGAGGCGGCAGCTGGAAGTTAATAAAATCTTCAGTGAATCCTGCTATCACTCAGTTTTTTAGCTTTTCGTTAGATCCGTCCTTATTTGACGAAGGTAGGCAGGTCAGTAAGGGCTTACGTCTTTTTTTGTTGAAACCTCATACGGGGAAAACTCATCAACTTCGGGTAGCATTGAAAAGTCTGGGTTCTGCCATTGTTGGTGATACACGATACGCCACACAAACATCTAATCCACAAAGTATCAGCGAACCGAAAGCTCTGATCGATCGGGGCTATTTGCACGCGTGGCGATTATGTTTTCAGTATGAAGGTGAAAATTTTGATCTGACAGCGTTACCAGACTCAGGCGAGCTGTTTACGCAGTCGGCTTTTTTGGCGTTTTTAGAGTCTTTGGGGCACCCAAAAGATTTGGCATGGCCAACGATTTGA
- a CDS encoding L-dopachrome tautomerase-related protein: MKKLAVLIVLIFFGLLTVWLNYAESEHYPDLTSDPIWSADQLELVASLDTPPGNISVSESGRVFLSLHPDAHPDLNVVELVNGEVSPFPSLNWQPGGSEELAFQQVLSIRLDQQGRLWVLDNGLHGVGQPRLLAFDVTTRELVHQHDFSSDVFGLGSHANDFQISKDGLYIYISDASILAKTPAVVFYNVETQQARRVLENDVSVKAGAYEPVVQGREMTLVGLFTINPGVDGIALSRDGETLYYASVSGDMLYSLPTRHLKYAKANDHILMGFVKPVGRKTMTDAMSTDDQGRLYLTDIEHSAIVRMSADGHRETLLKTETLRWPDGLSFGPDGYLYITCSALHQVLGKLPSDIRDKAPYQVYRVKTDATALAGH; this comes from the coding sequence ATGAAAAAGCTAGCCGTATTAATCGTACTCATTTTCTTCGGGCTTTTAACTGTTTGGTTGAACTATGCCGAGTCTGAACACTATCCGGATCTTACCTCTGATCCTATCTGGTCGGCGGATCAGTTGGAGCTGGTTGCATCATTAGACACTCCTCCGGGGAATATTTCTGTGTCTGAATCCGGGCGTGTTTTCCTGAGTCTACACCCGGATGCTCACCCGGATTTAAATGTTGTGGAGTTGGTGAATGGCGAAGTGTCGCCCTTCCCAAGCCTGAATTGGCAGCCAGGAGGTTCAGAGGAGTTAGCCTTTCAGCAGGTGTTGTCGATTCGATTGGATCAACAGGGACGACTCTGGGTATTAGATAATGGGCTTCATGGGGTCGGTCAACCGCGATTATTGGCGTTTGACGTCACGACCCGAGAATTAGTGCATCAACACGATTTTAGCTCTGATGTCTTTGGTCTAGGTTCTCATGCCAATGATTTCCAAATCAGCAAAGACGGCCTGTATATCTATATCTCTGACGCCAGTATTTTAGCGAAAACCCCTGCGGTGGTTTTTTATAATGTGGAAACTCAGCAAGCCCGTCGTGTGCTTGAGAATGATGTTTCGGTAAAAGCAGGGGCCTATGAGCCCGTGGTTCAGGGAAGGGAAATGACCTTGGTAGGCTTGTTTACTATCAATCCAGGTGTGGATGGTATTGCTTTAAGCCGGGATGGCGAAACCTTGTATTACGCTTCTGTCAGTGGGGATATGTTGTATTCACTGCCGACGAGACATCTGAAATATGCGAAAGCTAATGACCATATCTTGATGGGGTTTGTAAAACCGGTTGGGCGAAAGACGATGACGGATGCTATGTCTACGGATGATCAGGGGCGGCTTTACCTCACCGACATTGAGCACTCTGCAATTGTGAGAATGTCTGCAGATGGACATCGAGAAACCTTGTTAAAAACAGAGACTTTACGCTGGCCGGATGGTCTTAGTTTTGGCCCGGACGGATACCTCTATATAACCTGCAGTGCTCTGCATCAGGTTCTCGGAAAGCTACCTTCTGATATTCGAGATAAGGCGCCGTATCAGGTCTATCGTGTAAAAACCGATGCGACGGCTTTGGCTGGACACTAA